In the Epinephelus lanceolatus isolate andai-2023 chromosome 6, ASM4190304v1, whole genome shotgun sequence genome, one interval contains:
- the LOC117253606 gene encoding cortexin-1-like: protein MNAFPSFSAPPPNTPTIQSVCKPCLRAPWRMNDVPTLDYELLLSPASSSLAGSPGGGSSSPPLALVGVDTEQRTALAFVGLLMLFLVFLLVRCFRILLDPYSRMPASSWTDHKEGLERGQFDYALV from the coding sequence ATGAACGCCTTCCCGTCCTTCTCCGCTCCTCCTCCCAATACACCAACCATCCAGTCAGTGTGTAAGCCCTGCCTACGGGCTCCGTGGAGGATGAACGATGTGCCCACACTTGACTACGAGTTGCTGCTGTCCCCGGCCAGCTCCTCCCTCGCCGGCAGTCCTGGCGGTGGCAGCAGCAGCCCCCCTCTGGCCTTGGTCGGGGTGGACACTGAGCAGCGCACCGCCTTGGCCTTCGTAGGCCTCCTCATGCTCTTCCTGGTCTTCCTGCTGGTCAGGTGCTTCAGGATCCTGCTGGACCCCTACAGCCGCATGCCTGCATCATCCTGGACTGACCACAAGGAGGGGCTGGAGAGGGGTCAGTTCGATTACGCACTGGTGTAG